The Coprobacillus cateniformis DNA window ACAGCAGGAGCAACGAACCAGACGAGAAACGAAAAACCAGCGATTTGTCACTGGCTCTGATACGATTCCCACGTTTATTGAATTGTGGCATAGGCTAAATCCTTTCCTTATTTTTTATGCTGTGGCTGCTGCGGATTGTTGGGAGCGTGGTTATTTCCGGCTGGCTGACCGTTCTTATTCTTCAAGACAATATCATCTGCTTTGATATACCAGTCAACGTCTGCACCTTGAAATGTAGCGGTTGCCACCGTATCAGCTACAGGATTGATGATTTCCACCTCTGTGTTGTAGTCAAATTCCTTTAACGGAACAGAAGCCGGAATACTCACCTGAATCATGCGTCCTTGCTCCTTACACTTCAAATCGTAGGTACGTTCTTTAATTTCTTCAGAAACCGTACCGTCCTCATTTTGAATATGTACCTCTCGTCTTAATGCAGAGAATTTC harbors:
- a CDS encoding YdcP family protein, which codes for MRLANGIIIDKEKTFGVLKFSALRREVHIQNEDGTVSEEIKERTYDLKCKEQGRMIQVSIPASVPLKEFDYNTEVEIINPVADTVATATFQGADVDWYIKADDIVLKNKNGQPAGNNHAPNNPQQPQHKK